From the genome of Acidobacteriota bacterium, one region includes:
- a CDS encoding L,D-transpeptidase family protein — translation MRIIYLLIVSAVLATGAITAGCTGAADEHEVTPALKQVLDGQPIPPVEPAVWTDLRAFYTQRADRPAWVNSRRPTENAADALNALNTARQHGFDANDYGAGELLALSQAVEDIDRKSPERLQRVAEFDVRMTAALFAFGRDVAMGRTTPKSPDGSWKAHRTAPDYAGTFSQALDDPLKWIESLRPPHPEYAALQKALDDLHGQKEKGGWSSVPALKPGASGAAIVALRQRLAAGGHLEAPTEPSSQVDGELEAAVKAFQNLHGIKATGVVDKATLVALNVPLDRRMRQVALNLQRWRWIPDDLGEQHIMVNVPQFTMVARENGKTVMDIRVVVGTPANKTPIFSDEMETVVLSPYWNIPDSIAEGETVPAIARDPGYLERQNIEVLRRSGDGVTAVKASDVNWDDEGSLEGLVFRQRPGARNALGHVKFLFPNSYNVYLHDTPADDLFARPGRAFSHGCVRVEEPEKLAKYVLRDFPEWDEPTLFAAMQSGVEKHVKLKEKIPVHLVYFTSWVNENGGLHFQPDVYGYDRVTETPSTQR, via the coding sequence GTGCGCATCATCTATCTCCTGATCGTGTCGGCCGTGCTCGCCACTGGTGCCATTACGGCGGGGTGCACCGGCGCCGCCGACGAGCATGAGGTCACGCCCGCCCTCAAGCAAGTCCTGGATGGGCAACCGATTCCCCCGGTCGAGCCGGCGGTTTGGACAGATCTGCGCGCCTTCTACACACAGCGCGCCGACCGTCCGGCGTGGGTGAATAGCCGCAGGCCCACGGAAAATGCCGCGGACGCGTTGAACGCGCTCAATACCGCGCGCCAGCACGGGTTCGACGCCAACGACTACGGGGCCGGCGAGCTGCTCGCCCTGAGCCAGGCCGTGGAAGACATTGACCGGAAGTCACCGGAGCGTTTGCAGCGCGTCGCGGAGTTCGACGTGCGCATGACGGCGGCACTGTTCGCCTTCGGCCGCGATGTGGCCATGGGGCGCACGACGCCCAAGTCGCCCGACGGCAGCTGGAAGGCGCATCGTACCGCACCGGACTACGCCGGCACGTTCAGCCAGGCGCTCGACGATCCGCTGAAGTGGATCGAGTCGCTGAGGCCGCCGCATCCTGAGTACGCCGCCCTGCAGAAGGCGCTGGACGATCTCCATGGGCAGAAAGAGAAGGGCGGGTGGAGTAGCGTGCCTGCGCTCAAGCCGGGCGCATCGGGCGCGGCCATCGTTGCCCTGCGGCAGCGCCTGGCGGCGGGCGGCCACCTGGAGGCGCCGACCGAGCCCTCGAGTCAGGTCGATGGCGAACTCGAGGCGGCGGTGAAGGCGTTCCAGAACCTTCACGGAATCAAGGCCACCGGCGTCGTCGATAAGGCGACCCTGGTCGCGCTGAACGTTCCGCTCGACCGCCGCATGCGCCAGGTCGCGCTCAACCTCCAGCGATGGCGCTGGATACCGGATGACCTCGGCGAGCAGCACATCATGGTCAACGTTCCGCAGTTCACCATGGTCGCGCGCGAGAACGGCAAGACCGTGATGGACATTCGCGTCGTCGTGGGCACGCCGGCCAACAAGACGCCGATCTTCAGCGATGAGATGGAGACGGTGGTGCTCAGCCCCTACTGGAACATTCCCGACTCGATTGCCGAAGGTGAGACAGTGCCGGCGATTGCCAGGGACCCCGGTTACCTGGAGCGGCAAAACATCGAAGTGCTGCGCCGGTCGGGCGACGGCGTCACCGCGGTGAAGGCCTCGGACGTGAACTGGGATGACGAAGGCTCGCTGGAGGGACTGGTGTTTCGTCAGCGGCCGGGTGCCAGGAACGCGCTCGGACACGTGAAGTTCCTGTTCCCGAACTCCTACAACGTGTACCTGCACGATACGCCCGCCGACGATCTGTTCGCCAGGCCGGGCCGCGCCTTCAGCCATGGCTGCGTGCGCGTGGAGGAACCGGAGAAGCTGGCCAAGTATGTGCTCCGCGATTTTCCGGAATGGGACGAGCCGACGCTGTTTGCCGCCATGCAGTCTGGGGTGGAGAAGCACGTCAAGCTCAAGGAGAAGATCCCGGTCCACCTGGTCTATTTCACCTCGTGGGTGAACGAAAACGGGGGGCTGCACTTCCAACCCGACGTCTACGGCTACGACCGGGTGACAGAAACACCCTCAACGCAGAGGTAG
- a CDS encoding murein L,D-transpeptidase catalytic domain family protein yields MHPRQFLSTCLAVVVASVALAAGSAATNSGVAFSRANFAGASFGSLEPGVLDLALNAASCAVRTGAVTNPQTLTVIDYSRPSSQERLWVIDLRTRELLYEELVAHGQGSGAATATVFSNEPDTHRTSLGLFRTDNTYVGKNGYSLRLDGLDAGINDRARERAIVMHGAPYVSEQFVRDNGRLGRSHGCPALRSEIARQVIDRVKGGGLVFAYHRDAGLTKKSKFLSSSCA; encoded by the coding sequence GTGCATCCCAGACAATTTCTGTCGACCTGCCTGGCCGTCGTCGTCGCCTCGGTGGCCCTGGCCGCTGGTAGCGCTGCGACCAACAGCGGCGTCGCCTTCTCGCGAGCCAACTTCGCGGGCGCGTCGTTCGGTTCGCTCGAGCCCGGCGTGCTCGATCTGGCCCTGAACGCCGCGAGTTGCGCCGTTCGCACGGGCGCGGTCACGAATCCGCAGACGCTGACCGTGATCGACTACTCGCGGCCATCCAGCCAGGAACGGCTGTGGGTGATCGATTTGAGGACCCGCGAGTTGCTGTACGAGGAGTTGGTCGCCCACGGGCAGGGCAGCGGCGCCGCGACCGCCACCGTCTTTTCGAACGAGCCCGACACGCACCGCACGAGCCTGGGCCTGTTCAGGACCGACAACACCTACGTCGGCAAGAACGGATACTCGCTGCGGCTCGATGGCCTGGACGCGGGGATTAACGATCGGGCGCGCGAGCGCGCCATCGTGATGCACGGCGCGCCCTATGTCAGCGAGCAGTTCGTGCGCGACAACGGCCGGCTGGGACGCAGCCACGGCTGCCCCGCCCTTCGCAGCGAGATTGCCCGGCAGGTGATTGATCGGGTCAAGGGTGGCGGCCTGGTGTTCGCGTATCACCGGGATGCCGGCCTGACCAAGAAGTCGAAGTTTCTCAGCAGCAGCTGCGCCTGA